In Gopherus flavomarginatus isolate rGopFla2 chromosome 1, rGopFla2.mat.asm, whole genome shotgun sequence, a single genomic region encodes these proteins:
- the LOC127054628 gene encoding uncharacterized protein LOC127054628 → MRRGNERDALQCRLRSAYCKAREGNRRSGAAPTTCCFYKELDAILGCDPTANPRSTMESSEQGEVGEGVEEAESEATGVEGDTSESQEACSQELFSSQEEASQSQQREVAGEEEAEERARVTLTNVAGSPASRRLQNLRKNPRKSKEELIKAVMNHYNRESRKTQEWREKMYEWRQTQSRRKELATKKTSKHMISLLARQTDSFESLVAMQADLYRGNSQPSQSSLSCSPVFAQNTFLQQPVSYYPQLPPTPVRSPTSPDNYNPYPVHSTPITLQHSNPEVQQTLNSNPNRTYSNL, encoded by the exons ctgcgcagtgcttattgcaaagcccgtgagggaaatcgccgctcaggagctgcccccacgacctgctgtttttacaaggagctggatgccatacttgggtgtgaccccactgccaatccgaggagcacgatggagagttcagagcagggagaagtgggggagggtgtagaagaagccgagagtgaggctactggggtggagggagacacctcggagtcccaggaggcatgcagccaggagctcttctcaagccaggaggaggctagccagtcgcagcagcgggaagttgctggtgaagaagaagcagaggagcgtgctcggg tgaccttgactaatgtaGCCGGATCACCAgcctcacgtcggttgcagaacttgagaaaaaatccgcgaaaatcaaaagaagaattgatcaaagcagttatgaatcactacaacagagaaagtaggaagacgcaggaatggagagagaaaatgtatgagtggaggcaaacacaaagcaggagaaaggaattggctaccaaaaaaacctcaaagcacatgataagcctcctggctcgccaaactgactctttcgagtctctcgtagccatgcaggcagatctgtaccgtggtaactcacaaccctcccaaagctctctttcttgttccccagtatttgcacaaaacacctttctccagcagccagtttcttattacccccagctgcccccaacacctgtacgatcacctaccagccctgataactacaatccttaccctgtgcactccacccccattactctgcagcatagtaatcctgaagtgcagcagacattgaacagcaatccaaacaggacatattcaaacctctga